A region of Massilia sp. KIM DNA encodes the following proteins:
- the epsI gene encoding exosortase-associated protein EpsI, B-type: MNRRLAISLILGAAMAGTSALTGALTPKPRPLEEHEKFSLEQMIPQRFGQWVLDPSVVPLTPDPEQQRVLELIYDQTLSRTYINPRGERVMLSIAYGGEQSKSLQLHLPEVCYVAQGFQMVDEREDALATRYGEVPVQRLVARLHERNEPITYWITIGESVTRSGIQQKLRRLAYGLSGEIPDGMLVRVSTIGADQGAAYAVQDRFVQEMLGALAPQDRTRLLGADAGKAPAQLAQHH; this comes from the coding sequence ATGAACCGCCGTCTCGCCATCAGCCTGATCCTGGGCGCCGCCATGGCCGGCACCTCGGCCCTGACCGGGGCCCTGACGCCCAAGCCGCGTCCGCTCGAGGAGCATGAAAAGTTCAGCCTCGAGCAGATGATCCCGCAGCGCTTCGGCCAGTGGGTGCTCGACCCCAGCGTGGTGCCGCTGACCCCGGACCCGGAACAGCAGCGCGTGCTCGAGCTGATCTACGACCAGACCCTGTCGCGCACCTACATCAACCCGCGCGGCGAGCGCGTTATGCTGTCGATCGCCTATGGCGGCGAGCAGAGCAAGTCGCTGCAGCTACACCTGCCCGAGGTCTGCTACGTGGCCCAGGGCTTCCAGATGGTCGACGAGAGGGAGGACGCGCTCGCCACCCGCTACGGCGAGGTGCCGGTCCAGCGCCTGGTGGCGCGCCTGCACGAGCGCAACGAGCCGATCACCTACTGGATCACGATCGGCGAGAGCGTGACCCGCAGCGGCATCCAGCAGAAGCTGCGCCGCCTGGCCTATGGCCTGTCGGGCGAGATCCCGGACGGCATGCTGGTGCGGGTCTCGACCATCGGCGCCGACCAGGGCGCGGCCTACGCCGTCCAGGACCGCTTCGTCCAGGAGATGCTGGGCGCGCTCGCGCCCCAGGACCGTACGCGCCTGCTGGGCGCCGACGCCGGCAAGGCGCCGGCCCAGCTCGCGCAACACCACTGA
- the xrtB gene encoding exosortase B, with translation MANQVPASAPLDAGDWRSDLRHALPEWWPVLLGLALLFGPTFYSLFTGAWVSEEQGHGPIIFFLAVWLIWRKWPEVIAASTPPQASWFGWPLLVFGLAIHLLGRSQAILMFEVGSILAVTAAILLIKRGSRALRVLWFPFFFMLFMVPLPSELVAAVTMPMKMAVSWATEHILFGLGYPISRSGVVLQIGQYQLLVADACAGLQTLLTLEALGLFYLNLMRHPSAFRNIGLAILIVPISFAANVIRVITLTLITYYFGDAAGQGFLHGFAGMVLFVTALVLILAVDSGLQWWIKRREGGGPRGPGPSHKLKEAV, from the coding sequence ATGGCGAACCAGGTACCTGCAAGCGCCCCGCTGGACGCGGGAGATTGGCGGTCCGATCTGCGCCACGCCCTGCCCGAATGGTGGCCCGTCCTGCTCGGACTGGCGCTCCTGTTCGGCCCCACCTTCTACAGCCTGTTCACCGGCGCCTGGGTCAGCGAAGAGCAGGGCCACGGCCCGATCATCTTCTTCCTCGCGGTCTGGCTGATCTGGCGCAAGTGGCCCGAAGTCATCGCCGCCAGCACCCCGCCGCAGGCGAGCTGGTTCGGCTGGCCGCTGCTGGTCTTCGGCCTGGCCATCCACCTGCTGGGCCGTTCGCAAGCCATCCTGATGTTCGAGGTCGGCTCGATCCTGGCCGTGACGGCCGCGATCCTCCTGATCAAGCGCGGTTCGCGCGCTTTGCGCGTGCTGTGGTTCCCCTTCTTCTTCATGCTCTTCATGGTGCCGCTGCCGAGCGAACTCGTGGCCGCCGTGACCATGCCCATGAAGATGGCCGTGTCCTGGGCCACCGAGCACATCCTGTTCGGCCTGGGCTACCCGATCTCGCGCTCAGGCGTGGTGCTGCAGATCGGCCAGTACCAGCTGCTGGTGGCCGACGCCTGCGCCGGCCTGCAGACCCTGCTGACCCTGGAGGCCCTCGGCCTGTTCTACCTGAACCTGATGCGCCACCCCTCGGCCTTCCGCAACATCGGCCTGGCGATCCTGATCGTCCCGATCTCCTTCGCGGCCAACGTGATCCGCGTGATCACCCTGACCCTGATCACCTATTACTTCGGCGACGCGGCCGGCCAGGGCTTCCTGCACGGCTTCGCGGGCATGGTGCTGTTCGTCACGGCCCTGGTGCTGATCCTGGCGGTCGACTCCGGCCTGCAGTGGTGGATCAAGCGCAGGGAAGGCGGGGGCCCGCGCGGCCCCGGCCCGTCCCACAAGCTCAAGGAGGCCGTATGA
- the epsG gene encoding chain length determinant protein tyrosine kinase EpsG — MNSSVLSALPTGHPAETSMGALLLDAGKLTPESAERVLRMQKDLGIRFGEAAVRLGLVSEDDIQQVLARQFSYPYLQKGQANLSPKLVAAYEPFSPQVESLRAIRSQLMLRWFARGRRALAIAGVSPEDGSSLFAANLAVVFSQLGEQTLLVDANLRGPRQSEMFGIKPRQGLSDLLAGRADLDVIARVPAFVDLSVMPAGTLPPNPQELLAREGFRNLNTQLESRYDVVLYDLPPFGSGADALAVAGRAGGVLLVAAKHRTRIANIGRMAEQMAEAGAEVIGSVVVEF; from the coding sequence ATGAATTCATCCGTGCTATCCGCACTGCCTACCGGCCACCCGGCCGAGACCAGCATGGGCGCGCTGCTGCTCGACGCCGGCAAGCTGACCCCCGAGAGCGCCGAGCGCGTGCTGCGCATGCAGAAGGACCTCGGGATCCGCTTCGGCGAGGCCGCCGTGCGCCTCGGCCTGGTGAGCGAGGACGACATCCAGCAGGTGCTGGCTCGCCAGTTCTCCTATCCTTACCTGCAAAAGGGCCAGGCCAACCTCTCGCCCAAGCTGGTGGCGGCCTATGAACCCTTCTCGCCCCAGGTCGAATCGCTGCGCGCGATCCGCAGCCAGCTGATGCTGCGCTGGTTCGCGCGCGGCCGCCGCGCCCTGGCGATCGCCGGGGTCTCGCCCGAAGACGGCTCCAGCCTGTTCGCGGCCAACCTGGCGGTGGTGTTCTCCCAGCTCGGCGAGCAGACCCTGCTGGTGGACGCCAACCTGCGCGGTCCGCGCCAGAGCGAGATGTTCGGCATCAAGCCGCGCCAGGGCCTGTCCGACCTGCTGGCCGGACGCGCCGACCTCGACGTCATCGCCCGCGTGCCCGCCTTCGTCGACCTGTCGGTGATGCCGGCCGGGACCCTCCCGCCCAACCCCCAGGAACTGCTGGCGCGCGAAGGCTTCCGCAACCTCAACACCCAGCTCGAGAGCCGCTACGACGTGGTGCTCTACGACCTGCCGCCCTTCGGCTCGGGCGCCGACGCCCTGGCCGTGGCCGGGCGCGCCGGCGGCGTGCTGCTGGTGGCGGCCAAGCACCGCACCCGCATCGCCAACATCGGCCGCATGGCCGAGCAGATGGCCGAGGCCGGCGCGGAAGTGATCGGTTCGGTGGTGGTGGAGTTCTGA
- the epsF gene encoding chain length determinant protein EpsF yields MNVQQFLLILLARKKLILSTLLVTVLLALGWSLIQQKTYKATASVLLNYKGVDPLTGLTMPGQLLPGYMATQIDIISSKNVALRVVDSLRLASSPAVQQQWRDSSEGKGSARDWLADLLLKKLEIMPSRESSVVEISFKGADPAFAAAVANAFAEEYQKISVQLKTEPAKKASTYFNEQTKQLRDNLEAAQARLSKYQQEKGIVSLDNNRVDIELSRLNDLSSQLVAAQTAAIEAGSREKMAGGGVNSADVANNPLIQNLRVQLSGAESKLAEAGSRYGRNHPQYQSASAEVGKLRAELNAALGSVTRSVGSNASVLRQREAELRSELAAQKARVLELNRTRDELGVLLKDLDSAQRAFDSASQRFSQTRIEAQSEQSDISILNPATAPTDPSGPRVLLNTLISILLGTVLGVGLALLLELINRPVRSTGDVKDMLGIPVLGTIEWRPARARSGGIRNLMAPRRLLRLN; encoded by the coding sequence ATGAACGTTCAACAATTCCTCCTGATTCTTCTTGCCAGGAAGAAGCTTATTCTGTCGACCCTCCTGGTCACGGTGCTGCTGGCGCTGGGCTGGAGCCTGATCCAGCAAAAGACCTACAAGGCGACGGCGTCCGTGCTGCTGAACTACAAGGGGGTGGACCCGCTGACCGGCCTGACCATGCCGGGCCAGCTGCTGCCGGGCTACATGGCCACCCAGATCGACATCATCAGCTCCAAGAACGTGGCGCTGCGCGTGGTCGACTCGCTGCGCCTGGCCTCCAGCCCGGCGGTCCAGCAGCAGTGGCGCGATTCGAGCGAAGGCAAGGGCAGCGCGCGCGACTGGCTGGCCGACCTGCTGCTCAAGAAGCTCGAGATCATGCCCTCGCGCGAGTCGAGCGTGGTCGAGATCAGCTTCAAGGGCGCCGACCCGGCCTTCGCGGCGGCGGTCGCCAACGCCTTCGCCGAGGAATACCAGAAGATCAGCGTGCAGCTCAAGACCGAGCCGGCGAAGAAGGCCTCGACCTACTTCAACGAGCAGACCAAGCAGCTGCGCGACAACCTCGAGGCGGCCCAGGCGCGCCTGTCCAAGTACCAGCAGGAAAAGGGCATCGTCAGCCTGGACAACAACCGCGTCGACATCGAGCTGTCGCGCCTGAACGACCTGTCGTCCCAGCTGGTCGCGGCCCAGACCGCCGCCATCGAGGCCGGCTCGCGCGAGAAGATGGCCGGCGGCGGCGTCAACTCGGCCGACGTGGCCAACAATCCCCTGATCCAGAACCTGCGCGTGCAGCTCTCCGGCGCCGAATCGAAGCTGGCCGAAGCCGGCTCGCGCTACGGCCGCAACCACCCGCAATACCAGTCGGCCTCGGCCGAGGTGGGCAAGCTGCGCGCCGAACTCAACGCCGCCCTGGGCAGCGTCACCCGCAGCGTCGGCTCGAACGCCTCGGTACTGCGCCAGCGCGAAGCCGAGCTGCGCTCCGAACTGGCCGCGCAAAAGGCGCGCGTGCTGGAGCTGAACCGCACCCGCGACGAGCTGGGCGTGCTGCTCAAGGACCTCGACAGCGCCCAGCGCGCCTTCGACTCGGCCAGCCAGCGCTTCTCCCAGACCCGCATCGAAGCCCAGTCCGAACAGTCCGACATCTCGATCCTGAACCCGGCCACCGCGCCCACCGATCCGTCCGGCCCGCGCGTGCTGCTCAATACCCTGATCTCGATCCTGCTCGGCACCGTGCTCGGCGTCGGCCTGGCCCTGCTGCTGGAGCTGATCAACCGTCCGGTGCGCTCGACCGGCGACGTCAAGGACATGCTGGGCATCCCGGTGCTCGGCACCATCGAATGGCGCCCGGCCCGTGCCCGCAGCGGCGGCATCCGCAACCTGATGGCGCCGCGCCGCCTCTTGCGCCTGAACTAA
- the epsE gene encoding polysaccharide export protein EpsE — protein MKRFIKWMVAAALTLSFGFAGAQEVKLGPGDVVKMSVYGSPDLALETRVSETGNITFPLLGQVSVGGLSVAEAEKKIGSLLEKGGYLKKAQVNMLVTTLASQQVSVLGYVNRPGRYPVEGRRKVLDLLSMAGGIHGDGGDMVSLVRTRDGKTTRETIDVIDMVRKGELDKDYEVAGGDVIYVERAPRAYVTGEVTRPGPFRLERGMTVQQAVSASGGLSPRGSNNGMKITRKDASGNPVTINVKANDVVQVDDVITVRESWF, from the coding sequence ATGAAACGTTTCATCAAGTGGATGGTGGCCGCGGCCCTCACGCTGAGCTTCGGCTTCGCCGGCGCCCAGGAAGTCAAGCTGGGACCGGGCGACGTGGTCAAGATGTCGGTCTACGGCAGCCCTGACCTGGCCCTGGAGACCCGCGTCAGCGAAACCGGCAACATCACCTTCCCGCTGCTGGGCCAGGTGAGCGTGGGCGGCCTCTCGGTGGCCGAGGCCGAGAAGAAGATCGGCAGCCTGCTGGAGAAGGGCGGCTATCTCAAGAAGGCCCAGGTCAACATGCTGGTGACCACCCTGGCCAGCCAGCAGGTCTCGGTGCTGGGCTATGTCAACCGCCCGGGCCGCTATCCGGTCGAGGGCCGGCGCAAGGTGCTCGACCTGCTGTCCATGGCCGGCGGCATCCACGGCGACGGCGGCGACATGGTGAGCCTGGTGCGCACCCGCGACGGCAAGACCACCCGCGAGACCATCGACGTGATCGACATGGTGCGCAAGGGCGAGCTGGACAAGGATTACGAAGTGGCGGGCGGCGACGTCATCTACGTTGAGCGCGCCCCGCGCGCCTACGTCACCGGCGAAGTCACCCGTCCCGGTCCGTTCCGCCTGGAGCGCGGCATGACCGTGCAGCAAGCCGTCTCGGCGAGCGGCGGCCTGAGCCCGCGCGGCAGCAACAACGGCATGAAGATCACCCGCAAGGACGCCAGCGGCAATCCGGTCACCATCAACGTCAAGGCCAACGACGTGGTCCAGGTCGACGACGTGATCACCGTGCGCGAGAGCTGGTTCTGA
- a CDS encoding EpsD family peptidyl-prolyl cis-trans isomerase, with protein sequence MKTFHLAAKQTHPSTPKRALCAALVMVTAVLAGCGDKEKEAKPGQALASVNGEEITVLQLNEEMQRAGVPAAQQQVASKQLLQALIDRQLLESEAEKEKIDRDPKVMQAIERARSLIIAQAYMQKKVGEPVRPTQAEIEDYFNKNPQFFANRKQFAMNQLVLPAAALTPELRSAVDNAKSLEEVAVLLDSRKVQYGRAQVTRSTADLNQQISSKLLSMPKGQLFVVKEGQRALVMSIADVRDAPVTLAVAAPQIGQYLMNRKNKELAQAEIQRLRQTAKIDYLNKDMAPGKNDPAPGAVPAAPAAPTAVADGSAAAGAVAPAAGEGGSTDEAAVSRGVAGLK encoded by the coding sequence TTGAAAACCTTCCATTTGGCAGCCAAGCAAACCCATCCTTCCACTCCCAAGCGCGCCCTGTGCGCGGCGCTGGTCATGGTCACCGCGGTCCTGGCCGGCTGCGGCGACAAGGAAAAGGAAGCCAAACCCGGCCAGGCCCTGGCCAGCGTCAACGGCGAAGAAATCACGGTGCTGCAGCTGAACGAGGAAATGCAGCGCGCCGGCGTGCCGGCAGCCCAGCAGCAGGTGGCCAGCAAGCAGTTGCTGCAGGCCCTGATCGACCGCCAGCTGCTCGAGAGCGAGGCCGAGAAGGAAAAGATCGACCGCGATCCCAAGGTGATGCAGGCCATCGAACGCGCCCGCTCCCTGATCATCGCCCAGGCCTACATGCAGAAGAAGGTCGGCGAGCCGGTCCGCCCCACCCAGGCCGAGATCGAGGATTACTTCAACAAGAACCCGCAGTTCTTCGCCAACCGCAAGCAGTTCGCCATGAACCAGCTGGTGCTGCCGGCCGCCGCCCTGACGCCCGAGCTGCGCAGCGCCGTCGACAACGCCAAGTCGCTGGAAGAGGTGGCCGTGCTGCTCGATTCGCGCAAGGTCCAGTACGGCCGCGCCCAGGTGACCCGCAGCACCGCCGACCTCAACCAGCAGATCTCGTCCAAGCTGCTGTCCATGCCCAAGGGCCAGCTGTTCGTGGTCAAGGAAGGCCAGCGCGCCCTCGTCATGTCGATCGCCGACGTGCGCGACGCGCCCGTCACCCTGGCCGTGGCCGCGCCCCAGATCGGCCAGTACCTGATGAACCGCAAGAACAAGGAGCTGGCCCAGGCCGAAATCCAGCGCCTGCGCCAGACCGCCAAGATCGACTACCTGAACAAGGACATGGCGCCGGGCAAGAACGATCCGGCGCCGGGCGCCGTCCCGGCGGCGCCGGCGGCCCCGACCGCGGTGGCCGATGGCTCGGCGGCGGCGGGCGCGGTGGCGCCGGCGGCAGGCGAGGGCGGTTCGACCGACGAGGCCGCGGTCTCGCGCGGCGTGGCCGGCCTGAAGTGA
- a CDS encoding GDP-L-fucose synthase produces the protein MSNTSQPRIYVAGHRGLVGSAIVRILRAQGLTNIVTRTHAELELTDQAAVREFFRTEQIDQVYLAAAKVGGIHANNTYPAEFIYDNMMVQANVVHEAWRAGVQKLLFLGSSCIYPRLAAQPIREEYLMNGILEPTNEPYAMAKIAGIKLCESYNRQYGTDYRSVMPTNLYGPGDNYHPENSHVIPALLRRFHEAKVGQAPEVVIWGSGKPMREFLFVDDMAAASVYVMNLPHEVYAANTDPMHSHINVGTGQDVTIAELARLVGQTVGYHGRIVFDSSKPDGTPRKLLDVSKLNTLGWRASTPLEEGLRRAYAAYLEEQEAQVQAKEEPSLAAA, from the coding sequence GTGTCGAACACTTCGCAGCCCCGCATCTATGTCGCCGGCCACCGTGGCCTGGTCGGCTCGGCCATCGTGCGCATCCTGCGCGCCCAGGGCCTGACCAATATCGTGACCCGCACCCACGCCGAACTGGAACTGACCGACCAGGCCGCCGTGCGCGAGTTCTTCCGCACCGAGCAGATCGACCAGGTCTACCTGGCCGCGGCCAAGGTGGGCGGCATCCACGCCAACAACACCTATCCGGCCGAGTTCATCTACGACAACATGATGGTGCAGGCCAATGTCGTGCACGAAGCCTGGCGCGCCGGCGTGCAGAAGCTGCTCTTCCTCGGCTCCTCCTGCATCTACCCGCGCCTGGCGGCCCAGCCGATCCGCGAAGAGTACTTGATGAACGGCATCCTCGAGCCGACCAACGAGCCCTATGCCATGGCCAAGATCGCCGGCATCAAGCTGTGCGAGAGCTACAACCGCCAGTACGGCACCGATTACCGAAGCGTGATGCCGACCAACCTCTACGGCCCCGGCGACAACTATCATCCTGAAAACAGCCACGTGATCCCGGCCCTGCTGCGTCGTTTCCACGAAGCCAAGGTGGGCCAGGCGCCCGAGGTCGTGATCTGGGGCAGCGGCAAGCCGATGCGCGAATTCCTCTTCGTCGACGACATGGCCGCGGCCAGCGTCTACGTGATGAACCTGCCGCACGAGGTCTACGCCGCCAACACCGATCCGATGCACTCGCACATCAACGTCGGCACCGGCCAGGACGTCACCATCGCCGAGCTGGCGCGCCTGGTGGGCCAGACCGTGGGCTACCACGGCCGCATCGTCTTCGATTCGAGCAAGCCGGACGGCACGCCGCGCAAGCTGCTCGACGTGTCGAAGCTGAACACGCTCGGCTGGCGCGCTTCGACGCCGCTCGAGGAAGGGCTGCGCCGCGCCTACGCGGCTTACCTGGAGGAACAGGAAGCCCAGGTCCAGGCCAAGGAAGAACCGAGCCTGGCCGCTGCTTGA